In a genomic window of Quercus lobata isolate SW786 chromosome 4, ValleyOak3.0 Primary Assembly, whole genome shotgun sequence:
- the LOC115986573 gene encoding anamorsin homolog isoform X3: protein MLLCCMCLIKDQLPVESSSFETVICICRSVKFPTDRLFEEILRVLKPGGTILVHKNPQSTVGETDKITSALERKLLLAGFLEVGVLKSMVPSEVQSFGSVVACTSIEPCS, encoded by the exons ATGCTGCTTTGTTGCATGTGTTTGATAAAAG ATCAGCTGCCTGTGGAGTCTTCCTCTTTCGAGACTGTTATTTGTATCTGTAGATCAGTTAAATTTCCCACTGACCGGTTGTTTGAGGAAATCTTAAGAGTATTGAAGCCTGGTGGGACAATCCTAGTTCATAAGAATCCTCAGTCTACTGTTGGAGAAACAGATAAG ATAACCTCTGCTCTTGAGCGCAAGTTACTGTTGGCGGGTTTCTTAGAAGTGGGAGTTCTCAAATCAATGGTTCCATCAGAAGTTCAGTCTTTTGGG TCCGTGGTAGCATGCACCTCTATTGAACCATGTTCATGA
- the LOC115986573 gene encoding anamorsin homolog isoform X2 gives MLLCCMCLIKDQLPVESSSFETVICICRSVKFPTDRLFEEILRVLKPGGTILVHKNPQSTVGETDKITSALERKLLLAGFLEVGVLKSMVPSEVQSFGQSVVACTSIEPCS, from the exons ATGCTGCTTTGTTGCATGTGTTTGATAAAAG ATCAGCTGCCTGTGGAGTCTTCCTCTTTCGAGACTGTTATTTGTATCTGTAGATCAGTTAAATTTCCCACTGACCGGTTGTTTGAGGAAATCTTAAGAGTATTGAAGCCTGGTGGGACAATCCTAGTTCATAAGAATCCTCAGTCTACTGTTGGAGAAACAGATAAG ATAACCTCTGCTCTTGAGCGCAAGTTACTGTTGGCGGGTTTCTTAGAAGTGGGAGTTCTCAAATCAATGGTTCCATCAGAAGTTCAGTCTTTTGGG CAGTCCGTGGTAGCATGCACCTCTATTGAACCATGTTCATGA
- the LOC115986559 gene encoding putative receptor-like protein kinase At3g47110, which yields MDHLLMNTRPLIYHAIFLLFLSLSISKFSLATTLSNETDKLTLLEFKSHIDSPLNILASWNDSFHFCHWVGVTCGNKHQRVISLDLKNNNLVGTISPHIGNLSFLRSLNLASNSFHGVIPSEVGYLTKLRNLNLSDNPILGGEIPVNLSHCSNLQYLDLQYNDLVLGIPSELGFLSKLQMLILRNNHLSGRFPPSLGNLSSLQNLSFAYNNLEGEIPNTVAQMKSLTYFRVSINNLSGVFPPSLYNLSLLTFIALTSNNFTGNLNPDLGIALQNLQILRIGGNQFTGTIPVSLSNVSDIQGLDLGYNNFTGTIPMSFGNLRNLQWFGAFYNLLGNYSVYDLSFLSSLNNCSQLEYLDVSGNQLGGELPNSITNLSIQLLRLRLDHNSIGGSIPTRISNLVSLTELKLGSNSLTGNIPSSIGKLTILNGLHLSKNKLTGVIPSSIGNMTRLLNLYLENNNLEGSIPTSLGRCSHLQDVILSHNKLNGTIPEQLFGLPLVQIDVSHNSLTSSLPPDFGNLKLLVLLDVSYNKFSKEIPAQLGECLALETLYMQGNSFEGTIPELSKLKGIQYLDLSHNNLSGQIASYMVNFPVLQTLNLSFNNLEGDVPIEGVFRNASAFEIKGNTGLCGGIQELHLPACPIQRSKKHKKHFAFKLILAISIAVAFCLTFFSLMALSCLKKSKKKSLSISTFGPSYQKISYKELHNATDGFSLENLIGSGTFGGVYKGKLGPDETHVAVKVLNLQKQGASKSFIAECEALRNIRHRNLVKILTACSSIDFKGNDFKALVYEFMPNGSLEMQLHPEDALKQLRSLNLLQRINIAIDVASALLYLHHHCQTPIIHCDLKPSNILLDDDMIAHISDFGLARLLSKSGKEAFFNQLSSAGIKGTVGYAAPEYGMGSQLSTNGDVYSFGIILLETLTGRRPTDKLFKDDLNLHNFVKLALPGRVMEIVDHSIFNKAGENDNMVSSWSDWTSGQTECLISVFQIGLACSAQSPINRMDMNRVALELLSIKRQIPLEA from the exons ATGGATCATCTGCTTATGAATACACGACCACTAATCTACCATGCCATCTTTCTTCTGTTCCTCTCTTTATCCATCTCTAAATTTTCCTTAGCTACCACACTTTCAAACGAAACTGATAAACTTACACTGCTCGAATTCAAGTCCCACATAGATAGCCCTCTTAATATCCTGGCTTCTTGGAATGACTCTTTCCATTTCTGCCACTGGGTTGGGGTCACTTGTGGCAACAAACACCAAAGAGTCATCAGTTTGGACCTAAAAAACAATAACTTGGTAGGCACCATATCACCCCACATTGGAAATCTTTCTTTCCTTCGATCCCTCAACCTTGCAAGTAACTCTTTCCATGGTGTAATTCCCTCAGAAGTTGGTTACTTGACCAAGCTTCGAAATTTGAACCTGAGTGATAATCCAATATTGGGAGGGGAAATTCCAGTCAATCTTTCTCACTGTTCCAATCTACAGTATCTTGATCTCCAGTACAACGATTTAGTTCTTGGAATCCCTTCAGAACTTGGCTTTTTGTCAAAACTGCAGATGCTAATTCTTCGCAACAATCATCTAAGTGGAAGGTTCCCACCTTCTCTGGGGAACCTGTCCTCTCTCCAAAATCTTTCGTTTGCATATAACAATTTGGAGGGAGAAATCCCAAATACCGTAGCCCAAATGAAAAGCTTGACATATTTTAGAGTATCAATAAATAATCTTTCTGGGGTGTTTCCACCTTCCCTATACAATTTATCATTGCTCACATTCATTGCTTTGACTTCTAACAACTTCACTGGTAACCTCAACCCCGACTTGGGCATTGCTCTTCAAAATCTGCAGATACTTAGGATAGGAGGAAACCAATTTACAGGAACAATTCCAGTTTCATTGTCCAATGTGTCAGACATTCAAGGACTTGATCTTGGCTATAATAATTTCACAGGAACCATACCTATGAGTTTTGGTAATCTACGAAATCTTCAATGGTTTGGTGCTTTTTATAATCTTCTTGGAAATTATTCAGTTTATGATTTGAGCTTTCTGAGTTCTTTGAACAATTGCAGCCAGTTAGAGTATCTGGATGTTAGCGGCAACCAGCTTGGAGGTGAGCTGCCTAACTCCATAACAAACCTCTCAATCCAATTATTACGGCTTCGGCTAGATCACAATTCTATTGGTGGGAGCATACCTACACGGATATCAAATCTTGTTAGCCTAACTGAACTTAAACTGGGATCTAACTCGTTAACAGGGAATATTCCATCTTCAATTGGAAAGCTCACAATCTTGAACGGGTTGCACTTGAGTAAAAACAAATTGACTGGGGTGATCCCGTCTTCCATTGGCAACATGACTCGATTACTAAATCTCTACTTGGAGAATAACAACTTAGAAGGGAGCATACCCACTAGTCTTGGAAGGTGTAGCCACCTGCAAGATGTAATCCTTAGCCATAATAAATTAAATGGCACCATACCTGAGCAACTTTTTGGCCTTCCTCTAGTCCAAATTGATGTGTCTCATAACTCCTTGACCAGTTCTTTACCACCagattttggaaacctgaaACTTCTTGTTTTACTGGACGTTTCATACAACAAATTTTCCAAAGAGATTCCAGCCCAGCTAGGGGAGTGTTTGGCCTTAGAAACACTTTATATGCAAGGCAACTCCTTTGAAGGAACAATTCCCGAACTAAGTAAGTTAAAAGGTATTCAATATCTTGATCTTTCCCACAACAACTTGTCCGGCCAAATCGCAAGCTATATGGTTAATTTTCCCGTGTTGCAAACTTTAAACCTGTCTTTCAACAATCTTGAGGGAGATGTACCTATAGAAGGGGTCTTCAGAAATGCTAGTGCCTTTGAAATCAAAGGCAACACTGGCCTTTGTGGGGGGATCCAAGAGCTGCATTTGCCTGCATGCCCCATCCAAAGATCCAAGAAACACAAAAAGCATTTTGCTTTTAAATTGATACTGGCAATAAGCATTGCAGTTGCTTTCtgcttgacatttttttctttgatggcTCTTTCCTGTTtgaaaaagtcaaagaaaaaaagcctTTCCATTTCCACCTTTGGACCCTCCTACCAAAAGATCTCTTATAAAGAATTACACAATGCAACTGATGGATTCTCTTTGGAGAATTTGATTGGTTCAGGTACTTTTGGTGGTGTCTATAAAGGAAAACTTGGTCCAGATGAAACACATGTTGCAGTCAAGGTACTCAATCTTCAAAAGCAAGGAGCTTCCAAGAGTTTCATTGCCGAATGTGAAGCCTTGAGGAACATCCGGCATCGAAACCTCGTTAAGATTTTGACCGCTTGTTCGAGTATTGATTTTAAGGGCAACGATTTTAAAGCTTTAGTATATGAGTTCATGCCAAATGGAAGCTTGGAGATGCAGTTACATCCTGAAGATGCGCTCAAGCAATTGAGAAGTTTAAATCTTCTTCAAAGAATCAACATTGCTATAGACGTGGCTTCGGCTTTGCTTTATCTTCATCATCACTGCCAAACCCCTATTATTCATTGTGATCTAAAGCCAAGCAATATTCTTCTCGATGATGATATGATTGCTCATATAagtgattttggtttggctAGACTCCTTTCGAAATCTGGGAAGGAAgcattttttaatcaattaagCTCAGCAGGGATTAAGGGAACGGTTGGATATGCTGCTCCAG AGTATGGAATGGGTAGTCAACTTTCAACTAATGGGGATGTGTACAGCTTTGGGATTATCTTATTGGAGACGTTAACTGGAAGAAGACCCACTGATAAACTATTCAAAGATGACCTGAACCTTCACAACTTTGTTAAACTGGCATTGCCGGGACGAGTGATGGAGATTGTGGACcattcaattttcaacaaagcAGGAGAAAATGATAACATGGTTTCAAGTTGGAGTGACTGGACAAGTGGACAAACTGAATGCTTGATATCGGTCTTTCAAATTGGACTTGCATGTTCAGCACAATCTCCTATAAACAGAATGGACATGAACAGGGTAGCCCTGGAATTGCTTTCAATTAAAAGGCAAATTCCTTTGGAAGCTTAA